A window of the Flavobacterium sangjuense genome harbors these coding sequences:
- the ccoG gene encoding cytochrome c oxidase accessory protein CcoG, with product MLNEEDDSFRDSISTIDAKGKRAWIFPKIPKGKLYERRKWLSYFLLLFLFAAPFVKVNHHQFMMFNVLERRFNLFGFPFWPQDFHIFVIIMIIGVVGLTLFTVAFGRIFCGWFCPQTIFMEMLFRRIEFWIDGDRGAQIRLAKQEWNAEKIRKRLTKWFIFFVISFWIANVFLAYLISSDKLILLVSEGPANNTSTLIALLIFTAVFYFIYAWFREQVCIIACPYGRMQGVLLDNKSINVAYDHVRGEKEIGRAKFNKNEDRTTTGKGDCIDCSLCVHVCPTGIDIRHGTQLECVNCTACIDVCDSMMENVGLPKGLIRYASEDEIVKKEKFVFTNRMKGYVAILAILLGVFIGMLFLRNEVEATVLRLPGQLFQHKGDKISNVYTFKIVNKTSINFDKVHIELVSPKGKVKMVGPRYFKVSREGITEGTLFIEIQEAVLESDKTKLVLEVYNDNKLIDNETTNFLGPRSFD from the coding sequence ATGCTCAACGAAGAAGATGATAGTTTTAGAGATAGTATCAGTACTATCGATGCAAAAGGAAAGCGAGCCTGGATTTTTCCAAAGATTCCGAAAGGAAAGTTGTATGAACGCAGAAAATGGCTGAGTTATTTCTTGCTGTTGTTCCTGTTTGCCGCGCCTTTTGTTAAAGTGAATCATCATCAGTTTATGATGTTCAACGTTTTGGAACGTCGTTTTAATTTGTTTGGATTTCCTTTTTGGCCACAAGACTTTCACATCTTCGTAATCATTATGATTATTGGTGTGGTTGGATTAACATTGTTTACGGTTGCTTTCGGACGCATTTTTTGTGGCTGGTTTTGCCCGCAAACCATTTTTATGGAAATGCTGTTCCGTCGAATTGAATTCTGGATAGACGGCGATCGTGGAGCACAAATACGCTTAGCCAAACAAGAATGGAATGCGGAAAAGATTAGAAAGCGTTTGACCAAATGGTTTATCTTTTTTGTGATTTCGTTTTGGATAGCCAATGTGTTTTTGGCTTATTTAATCAGCAGCGATAAATTAATTCTGTTAGTTAGTGAAGGACCTGCCAATAATACATCAACGCTCATTGCTTTATTGATTTTTACCGCCGTATTCTATTTTATCTACGCCTGGTTCAGAGAGCAAGTATGTATTATTGCTTGTCCTTATGGCCGTATGCAAGGTGTTTTATTGGATAACAAATCGATTAATGTCGCTTATGATCACGTTCGTGGTGAAAAAGAAATCGGTCGAGCCAAATTCAATAAAAATGAAGACAGAACCACTACAGGTAAAGGCGATTGTATCGATTGCAGTTTGTGTGTGCATGTTTGTCCGACGGGAATCGATATCCGTCACGGAACACAATTAGAATGTGTGAACTGCACTGCCTGTATTGATGTTTGCGACAGCATGATGGAAAACGTTGGCTTGCCAAAAGGATTAATCCGTTATGCCAGTGAAGATGAAATTGTTAAAAAGGAAAAGTTTGTCTTTACCAACAGAATGAAAGGCTATGTAGCAATACTTGCAATTCTGTTGGGTGTTTTCATCGGAATGCTATTTTTAAGAAACGAAGTTGAAGCAACCGTATTGCGCCTTCCGGGACAATTGTTTCAACACAAAGGTGATAAAATTAGCAATGTATATACGTTCAAAATTGTCAATAAAACTTCAATCAATTTTGATAAAGTGCATATAGAATTAGTATCGCCGAAAGGCAAAGTTAAAATGGTAGGACCGCGTTATTTCAAAGTGTCAAGGGAAGGCATTACCGAAGGAACGCTGTTCATAGAAATTCAGGAAGCTGTGCTTGAAAGCGACAAAACCAAATTAGTATTGGAAGTGTATAATGATAACAAGTTAATCGACAATGAAACTACTAACTTCTTAGGACCGCGAAGTTTCGATTAG
- a CDS encoding cbb3-type cytochrome c oxidase N-terminal domain-containing protein, which translates to MKKLIPAYVRVPLIFASVFAALEYFIDSGNQPAFIRYPMVSLFLVVFLFLLIAIEMVISAVDNVTYHLLTEEQKKQLNEAQSVPFTESAFYKNIMKKLTRTKTIEEEADVMLDHNYDGIRELDNVLPPWWVYLFYGTIIFAGIYLVRFHVMGDYNQDQEYLTEVREAKAVVDAYLKTAPDTMNKDKVTLLTDAPSLAAGKAIFQTNCIACHRADGGGQIGPNLTDQYWINGGGIKNVFNTIMEGGRDGKGMVSWKASIKPSDIQKVSSYVLSLQGSNPKEPKPTEAEAKEWKEEATKAVAIDTIKVANK; encoded by the coding sequence ATGAAAAAATTAATCCCTGCATATGTAAGAGTACCATTGATTTTTGCCAGTGTTTTTGCAGCATTGGAATATTTTATCGACTCGGGTAACCAACCGGCATTTATTAGATACCCAATGGTATCGCTATTTTTAGTCGTGTTTCTATTCTTGTTAATTGCCATCGAAATGGTCATCAGTGCAGTTGATAATGTGACGTATCATTTGCTGACAGAAGAGCAAAAGAAACAACTGAATGAAGCGCAATCGGTACCGTTTACCGAAAGTGCTTTCTATAAAAACATCATGAAAAAGCTGACTCGCACCAAAACCATTGAGGAAGAAGCCGATGTGATGTTAGATCACAACTACGACGGTATACGTGAGTTAGATAATGTGTTGCCGCCTTGGTGGGTTTATTTGTTCTATGGAACCATTATTTTCGCGGGAATATATTTAGTGCGCTTTCATGTTATGGGAGATTATAACCAAGATCAGGAATATCTGACCGAGGTTAGAGAAGCTAAAGCAGTTGTAGATGCCTATTTGAAAACGGCTCCTGATACGATGAACAAAGACAAAGTAACATTGTTAACAGATGCACCAAGCCTTGCTGCAGGTAAAGCGATTTTCCAAACCAACTGTATTGCCTGTCACCGCGCCGATGGTGGAGGACAAATCGGCCCCAACTTAACAGATCAATACTGGATAAACGGTGGAGGTATCAAAAACGTATTCAACACTATCATGGAAGGTGGACGAGACGGAAAAGGAATGGTATCTTGGAAAGCGTCTATCAAACCATCTGACATTCAAAAAGTATCCAGCTATGTGTTATCGCTTCAGGGTTCAAATCCAAAGGAACCAAAACCAACCGAAGCCGAAGCTAAAGAATGGAAAGAAGAAGCAACAAAAGCTGTAGCAATAGATACCATCAAAGTAGCGAATAAATAA
- a CDS encoding CcoQ/FixQ family Cbb3-type cytochrome c oxidase assembly chaperone, whose amino-acid sequence MLKFVKHNLETISGVAIYPIISLLICFTFFVGLFFWVYTYKKETIQELSEMPFKD is encoded by the coding sequence ATGTTAAAGTTTGTAAAACACAATTTAGAAACCATCTCGGGAGTGGCTATTTATCCCATCATCTCGCTGTTGATTTGTTTCACCTTTTTTGTTGGATTGTTCTTTTGGGTGTATACCTATAAAAAAGAAACGATTCAGGAATTAAGCGAAATGCCATTCAAAGACTAA